The window GTGAGCGAGGACGTAAACATATACAAAGCGCCGCTACAATTTGCCGAGGTCGAACAACGGATACGTCATTTATACTTCCCCTTCCATACCCAGCTTCAAACTCTGATGACGAACCTTCGCCACCGCTTTGGCTATGCGGTTTTAGTGGATTGCCACTCCATGCCATCAGGCCCAATCAGCACAACAGGAATGGCGGATATCGTATTGGGTGATCGTTACGCCACCACAGCCACCAGCGCTCTTGTAGATCATATTGAAAGTCACCTAACCCATGCCGGCTATAAAGTTGCGCGCAACAGGCCTTATGCGGGTGGGTTTATTACCCAACGGCACGGGCATCCCTCTCTTGATCTACATGCCCTGCAAATTGAAATAAACCGGGCGCTTTACATGAATGAAAAATCCTTTGACCTTCATCATGGCTTTACCAAACTGCAACATGACATGACCACTATGGTGCGGGAGATTGTCACTCTCTCTCCGGAGGATTTTGGGTTCTCCCCCAAGCAAGCTGCTCAATAGGGGATTACAAAAAAGGGATGCACAAAAGACGGCGTTAAGTTTGTATAACCCTTAACGGTTAAAAATTACAGCCACAAAAGGAAGT of the Parvularculales bacterium genome contains:
- a CDS encoding N-formylglutamate amidohydrolase; its protein translation is MPLPSLNPTIEKETAQLFENPFEVITPPESNQAPVILCLPHSGRTYPLEFIRQSRLEINKLRRSEDSFVDALLENAPQEGASMIVARFPRAWLDVNREPYELDPTMFSEPLPPHVNRHSPRVGAGLGVIARIVSEDVNIYKAPLQFAEVEQRIRHLYFPFHTQLQTLMTNLRHRFGYAVLVDCHSMPSGPISTTGMADIVLGDRYATTATSALVDHIESHLTHAGYKVARNRPYAGGFITQRHGHPSLDLHALQIEINRALYMNEKSFDLHHGFTKLQHDMTTMVREIVTLSPEDFGFSPKQAAQ